The Epinephelus lanceolatus isolate andai-2023 chromosome 12, ASM4190304v1, whole genome shotgun sequence genome segment agggttaacacactcagagtttccctcatctcagagttaacacactcagagtttccctcatctcagagttaacacactcagagtttccctcatctcagagttaacacactcagtgtccctcatctcagggttaacacactcagagtttccctcatctcagggttaacacactcagagtttccctcatctcagagttaacacactcagtgtccctcatctcagggttaacacactcagagtttccttcatctcagagttaacacactcagagtttccctcatctcagggttaacacactcagagtttccctcatctcagagttaacacactcagagtttccctcatctcagagttaacacactcagtgtccctcatctcagagttaacaccctcagagtgtccctcatctcagggttaacacactcagagtgtccctcatgtcagagttaacacactcagtgtccctcatctcagagttaacacactcagagtgtccctcatctcagagttaacacactcagtgtttccctcatctcagagttaacacactcagagtgtccctcatctcagagttaacacactcagagtttccctcatctcagagttaacacactcagtgtccctcatctcagagttaacatactcagagtttccttcatctcagagttaacacactcagagtgtccttcatctcagagttaacacgctcagagtgtccctcatctcagggttaacacactcagagtttccttcatctcagagttaacacactcagagtttccctcatctcagagttaacacactcagagtttccctcatctcagagttaacacactcagagtttccctcatctcagggttaacacactcagtgtccctcatctcagagttaacacactcagagtgtccttcatctcagagttaacacactcagagttttcTGGAACACCCCTCAGGATTAGTTGTTCATAATCTGTTTGTAAACTGcttcaataaaaataatcacagtttgtttcctgtttgtttcagTCTAAGATTATAAACAAGGCTTTTTGTTttgatgttgatgtttttctttgttgatttcttttgtttacaacaaccaccacacacacacacacatacacacacacacagtaagttTACTATAACCAAAATAACGTGCTACGGTTCACACGCACGCGGAGGGTCAGTGTGTTCTGATCTTTAAGTCAAACACGTGACCGCGCCTGTGCAGCAGGTGAGTTTACCTGGGAGCTGTGAGCTGAGCCGGGACTGAAGGAAGGAGGTCTCCGGAAACCGCTCCCTCTGTGCCGGGACTGTCCGAATCCTCGAGACCCGCTGCCGAACCCGGCCGGAGAACCATCCCTGTATCCCCGGTTAGATCCCGGGGAGTAGACCGGAGAGCCCGGGGAGAAGGCGGGGCAGCCGCGGGGAGATCCTCCGCGGTGACCGGAGCCTCCGTATGGGGAGCGAGCTCCGTGAAAACTCCAGCAGGAGGCCGGGGAAGGAAACCTTCCAGCCGGCCGCGGAGCTCCGGGACTCCGCTGAGGATTTACTGGTGCTCTGTACATTAGAGACAGTGAGAAGGTACAGAGACAGAGGTACACAACAAAACACGGTGCACTAACCGGAACCGGAAATGGAGGCCGATGTACTTTCAGTAGGACAGCCTATAGCACCGCCCATCGGCGACCAGGGCCATCACTGcagagaaaatttaaaaaaaaacccaaacaaacaaacaaaaaaaaactagaatgaatttaaataaaatgtaacaaaatttaatgaaataaaataaaataaagtaaaatgaaacaaaaactttAAGTGTGTTGGGTCACAGTTTATCTGTAATGAATCAGTTTCTCCTGAAGGAGGTGCTGCTGCTTCAAATGGAAAACTGAATCACCTCAGTGTTGATGTCATGAAAGGGAAATTGAAGAAGAAACTGAAGAAAAAGACGGTCTATGACACATCAACATGTTTAAACTCTCACAGGCTGCAAGTTTCACTCAAGTTTCTGCAACAGCTTCTTTATGAACTCGGATAAACATCAtgttaacaataataataataataataacaataataataatgataataacaataataataatggtggtgatggtggagtggttagcactgttgcctcacagcacgAGGGTTCGTGGTTCAAggctgcccctgaccaaattggggccctaagcaaaattttatttggaggccccacccacacacacacacctctccccaTTCCAAATGTATCATAGGTACAAAATGACCGTACAACAACATGCCATTTAACTTGAAAACCTCTATTAGCAATAACAAATgcactactactaccactactattaGTACTGGTCTGgtagtactactactactactacttctactaatattaacaaaaaaatactaCTATTGCTAtctattattacattattattattattattgtcatcattattgtattattattattattattattattattattattaacatcattattgttgtattattattattattgttattattatgtaCAGATGACAGTAACATGCTAATTCAGGATCAAACAAAGTCAACAAATGCATCAGTTACACACTCATTTCAATCAgtatttctctgtctcctcaaaaGCTGACTGTTACGAATTAAATTCACCAACAGATGGCGACATTTACCTCCATAAAAACAGTCGAAAACTTATATTAACAACATAAATTGATAGGCTATCAACTTTGGccaatattttatatattggCTAAAGTTGATAGCCTATCAATATATACgaccacctgctggtcattttacCACTCCTTTTCATCAGAGGTGAACGCATAGGGCGTTAACAAGACATTCAATAAATATTAATCAGggccgctggaaaaaaaaaaattgccagtCTAGACAGAGACTGGAGACAGATTCCTATCTAATGAGTAGCAACTTAGGTGTTTGTGCCACAAAGTTTTATTTCAATAACATACCCACCTTGAAGTGAAGCACAAGCTTCCTcttgttttacctttttttttcctcttgctcGCTCCAGACTCGTGATGTCTTTTGGATGCCATGTCGACaactcttcacctgctgcagctctgcaagtgccTGCCGACGAacccctctgattggtcagatgcCGAGTGTTGTCAATCATTGCAGCGACGCATACGCGGTCAGATTGcaggtctcttctctccttcctcgaaCTGATTCTATGCAAGCCTCACGATAGTGCATATGTGCAACCATTGCGCATATGTGCAAATGCGTCCCCTCGTGCAGAATGTGACCCCCATGAAAGATGAGGGTGCGCGTGTTCTGCGTTTAGGGAGGGGCCGCCCAGTCTTCGTTTGATCctaggagggagcccttctgtgtggagtttacatgttctccccatgtcagcatgggtttcctccaggtgcttcgacatgttctccctgtgtcagtgtgggtttcctccaggtgctctgacatgttcttcccgtgtcagcgtgggtttcctccaggtgctctgacatgttctccctgtgtcagtgtgggtttcctccaggtgctctgacatgttcttcccgtgttagcatgggtttcctccaggtgctcccacgtTTCCCCCGTCAGTGTGGGTTTcttccaggtgctctgacatgttctccctgtgtcagcgtgggtttcttccaggtgctctgacatgttctccctgtgtcagcgtgggtttcctccaggtgctctgacatgttctccctgtgtcagtgtgggtttcctccaggtgctctgacatgttctccctgtgtcagtgtgggtttcctccaggtgctcccacatgttctccctgtgtcagcatgggtttacttcaggtgctctgacatgttctccccgtgtcagcgttggtttcctccaggtgctctgacatgttctccctcgtgtcagtgtgggtttcctccaggtgctccgacatgttctccctgtgtcagcgtgggtttcctccaggtgctccgacatgttctccctgtgtcagcatgggtttcctccaggtgctccgacatgttctccctgtgtcagcgtgggtttcctccaggtgctctgacatgttctccctgtgtcagcctGGGTTTCCTctaggtgctctgacatgttctccctgtgtcagcgtgggtttcctccaggtgctctgacatgttcgcTCTATGTTAGCGttggtttcctccaggtgctctgacatgttctctctATGTTAGTGTGGGTTTCCTACAGGTCCTcggacatgttctccctgtgtcagtgtgggtttcctccagaggctctgacatgttctccctgtgtcagcgtgggtttcctctaggtgctccgacatgttctccctgtgtcagcgtgggtttcctccaggtgctccgacatgatctcctcgtgtcagtgtgggtttcctccaggtgctcccacatgttctccctgtgtcagcgtgggtttcctccaggtgctccgacatgctctccccgtgtcagcgttggtttcctccaggtgctctgacatgttctcccccgTGTCAGcctgggtttcctccaggtgctccgacatgttctccccgtgtcagcgtgggtttcctccaggtgctccgacatgttctccccgtgtcagtgtgggtttcctccaggtgctctgacatgttctccctgtgttagtgtgggtttcctccaggtgctctgacatgttctccctgtgttagcgtgggtttcctccaggtgctccgacatgttctccctgtgtcagtgtgggtttcctccaggtgctccgacatgatctcctcgtgtcagcgtgggtttcctccaggtgctccgacatgatctcctcgtgtcagcatgggtttcctccaggtgctccgacatgttctccctgtgtcagcatggatttcctccaggtgctccgacatgatctcctcgtgtcagtgtgggtttcctccaggtgctctgacatgttctccccgtgtcagcgtgggtttcctccaggtgctctgacatgttctccctgtgtcagcgtgggtttcctccaggtgctctgacatgttctccgtGTGTCAGCGTGTGTTTCCTCCTGATGCTCTTACAtgttctccatgtgtcagcGTTGGTTTCCTctaggtgctcccacatgttctccccgtgtcagcgtgggtttcctccaggtgctctgacatgttctccctgtgtcagcgtgggtttcctccaggtgctctgacatgttctccctgtgtcagcgtgtgtttcctcctgatgctcttacatgttctccctgtgtcagtgtgggtttcctccaggtgctctgacatgttctctctgtgtcagcatgggtttcctccaggtactccagcttcctcccacagtccaaagacatgcaggttaattcaCCCTTCTCTAAGGTCCACCCCCCGTAGTTACTGTTGGTAAGTCCTACAAACTTTTGGTTTCAGAGCTAGACTGGCATAGCGCTCCCACTGtcgctaactgcactccctggagAAATACTCTCAAatctttggaaaaacaaaaaagtgattTCAGAAAGAAGGGTCTACAATATGCATTTGAAGGATATTTTCAGGATTTCAGACTGACACAACAATGAAATCAAGGTTACAAAATAACGATTGAAGCTAAAGCCTACAGATCAAAGAGTAatagtgaaccaccacatcactgctgatcgccacagaagacagtGAATATAAAGAgacactttgctgatattgaaccagctgtgtggcattatgtgtgtgcagatgaacagtgtttagcTTCACCCCCGTGCCGCTCCCAGCATCCAGACTGGCAGCTGGACTGTCGGGGggctgcagaagaagtcaaacaatgttcatctgcacacactgtgatgacacacagctggttcaatatcagcaacaTGTCCCTGTTTCCCTTCACTGGCTCCTGTACAGCGGGGTCagcctttttttcacttttataatcattaaatagcaaaagcagcatgtttatacattcagtaggctatatctctACTAGCTctctagctaaccctacacttttcaggatttgattttggttttggatcAGGGAGaaaatgtatatctttttccaacccctccaggtaatgagtatcattaatacatgacgtgccccaggcacaacatttagctccaaatccacaaaacccgcctgaaaatgaaggaaatctgaaacgactgcattatagtcaatggagcacagctgtgttgttgtcggactcTGGCCTGAGCTGGCCTCatgctatgttatgattggccagtctgcgtccgaGGGTGGGACacttggtaactctaaattgtctgtaggtgtgaaagtgagtgtgaatggttgtctgtctctatagccctttttaaacaggagttgtgcaaatttgcaggaaagcccaatcagtcttttttcagcattggcagtataaaaacaaaatcggggagtgcagcaaaattcCGTCTACCTactttgtttatacagaatgtgtctttttcggggcaatgggggcgtgagcaagtaacaaaacgtgtagctcagcgtgtgacgtaaacagtgacgtgggagggaagccgcggctggtcagtccttcagcgattctctcataagtcggcctgacggttaatggcctcttcatttgcgaggacaaggagggcgcacaattccttgtctccccagttgctcatctttacagtgtctgtcaggtttgtgtttccctcttgctactagctactcgctaattcctgctatcagctgtttcctgtttatccaccgccagtggcttgcacgtgcggcgtcatcaacagcttcTCCCACAAgccttcaacagcccctcctgttgtggaaggccacctcggtctgtttaaactaaaagggttccaccaatatgtctaccctacgaagtggaaaattgggcacctcggatcaactcaccaatccggctctatgtgtctaaatgctcgcagcttgccggaaaaacggcccaacattcgtggaaaatctggcagtgtaaaaggggcttatgtgtcagtcctgtgatagtctggtgacctgtccagggtgaactctGCCTCTCattcaatgtcagctgggataggctccacccccctgtgacctcaacaggataagtggttatgaaaatggatggatggataataataataataataataataataataataataataataataacaatgctgttagtttatttttttatttattgaaatgAACTGCCCTTTGGGTCTAATGAAGTATTTTGAATCAGATCAGAAACTGATCACAGCAATTGATCAGATGTGTTGATAAAATTCATCATTAACAAAATGAGAAACAGAATCTGACAGACTGATTCATTTCAGTCACTCAGAGAACAACATGAACCAGACTCTGTGGTGTATTCCTCCAACCCAAGATAAATAAACTTAGAGCAGCGTCTTCTTCAGGAAGGTCGAAGCTCTCAGTGCTGACCTTCTAGCtgccctcatcatcatcatgatttGCATGTcagcatatacagtatgtagttTATTTCTTGTATCagactctttatttatttttttcaagaaaactaaataaatataaaacaataaacaacataTAGCAGATaagcagataaataaataaataacatcaatagttttaatgaaatgaaatattcatATCAACATGTGATGTCATATGTTGGCGGTTTGTGTTTTCTGGTGAAGCTCCACCCTAACCCTCTCTGCAGCTGATTAAAGGAACATTCTCCtgaatgtaaaaacactgacagtatTAAATGAGGCTGCTCCTCTCctactcatcctcctcctcctcctactgaTGAAGATGAGTCATCATTGCTTTGTCATGTGGGCGTCTGAACAAACTGAGGTGAGAAAACGATGTGACCATCTGAATGAAAACACTCTGATGTGAGCGCAGAGTCCATGAATGAACGTCCCTGCTCTCATTATGTTTGAGTCAGAGCTTAAACCTGATTGGCTGGCAACCTGCCCAGGTGTGTCCTGCCCCTCCCctagtgcatgctgggataaaCACCAGTTATCAGTGTGTCCAGAGCACCATGTATTATTTAGATGACAGAGTGAACATGTCGACGAGCATCATGTGATCACTGtgaatctgtgacatcatcataaaCAATCAGctgatatttttaaaacaacttCATGTTTCTGTTCATTGTTCCTGTTTCCATCACTGATGTCAGAGCTCTGTGCCACTGTgtcatcttcctcttctttctgtAAATGTCTGTGAGACGTCAGCCGCTGGGGACAGAGTGTGGACACATTGAGAACCCAGTGAGGCCAGAGTGGGGACAGATTGGGGACAGAGTGGGGACAGAGTGGGGACAGATCAGGGACAGAGTAGGGCCAGAGTGGGGCCAGACTGGGGATAGAGTGGGGCCAGAGTGGGGCCAGATTGGGGACAGATTGAGGACAGAGTGGGGACAGAGTGGGGGCAGAGTGGGGACAGATCAGGGACAGAGTGGGGCCAGACTGGGGACAGAGTGGGGACAGAGTGGGGGCAGAGTGGGGACAGATTGAGGACAGAGTGGGGACAGAGTGGGGGCAGAGTGGGGACAGAGTGGGGCCAGAGTGGGGACAGATTGAGGACAGAGTGGGGACAGAGTGGGGGCAGAGTGGGGGCAGAGTGGGGACAGATTGAGGACAGAGTGGGGCCAGAGTGGGGACAGATTGGGGACAGATTGAGGACAGAGTGGGGACAGAGTGGGGGCAGAGTGGGGACAGATTGAGGACAGAGTGGGGACAGATCAGGGACAGAGTGGGGCCAGACTGGGGAAAGAGTGGGGCCAGAGTGGGGACAGAGTGGGGGCAGAGTGGGGACAGATTGAGGACAGAGTGGGGACAGAGTGGGGACAGATCAGGGACAGAGTGGGGCCAGACTGGGGAAAGAGTGGGGCCAGAGTGGGGACAGAGTGGGGGCAGAGTGGGGACAGATTGAGGACAGAGTGGGGGCAGAGTGGGGACAGAGTGGGGGCAGAGTGGGGACAGATTGAGGACAGAGTGGGGACAGATCAGGGCCAGACTGGGAAAAGAGTGGGGCCAGAGTGGGGACAGAGTGGGGGCAGATCAGGGACAGATTGAGGACAGAGTGGGGACAGATCAGGGCCAGACTGGGAAAAGAGTGGGGCCAGAGTGGGGACAGAGTGGGGACAGATTGAGGACAGAGTGGGGCCAGATCGGGGCCAGAGTGGGGCCAGAGTGGGGGCAGATTGAGGACAGAGTGGGGACAGAGTGGGGACAGATCAGGGACAGAGTGGGGCCAGACTGGGGATACAGTGGGGCCAGAGTGGGGCCAGAGTGGGGACAGAGTGGGGGCAGATTGGGGACAGAGTGGGGCCAGAGTGGGGGCAGAGTGGGGACAGAGTGGGGCCAGAGTGGGGGCAGAGTGGGGACAGAGTGGGGGCAGATCAGGGACAGATCGGGAACAGAGCGGGGACAGAGTGGGGACAGAGTGGGGCAGGGTGGGGACAGATCGGGGACAGGGTGGGGACAAATTGAGGACAGATCAGGAACAGAGTGGGGACAGAtcagggacagagtggggaCAGAGTGGGGCCAGAGTGGGGACAGAGTGGGGACAGAGTGGGGGCAGATCAGGGACAGATCGGGAACAGAGCGGGGACAGAGTGGGGACAGAGTGGGGCAGGGTGGGGACAGATCGGGGACAGGGTGGGGACAAATTGAGGACAGAtcagggacagagtggggaCAGATTGAGGACAGATCGGGAACAGATCAGGAACAGAATGGGGCAGGATGGGGAACATGGGGGGGCAGGGTGAGGACAGATCGGGGACAGGGTGGGGACAAATTGAGGACAGATCAGGAACAGAGTGGGGACAGATCAGGGACAGATAGGGGACAGAGTGGGGACAGATCGGGGATAGAGTGGGGACAGAGTGGGAACAGAGTGGGAACAGATCGGGGATAGAGTGGGGACAAAATGGGGACAGATCGAGGACAGATGGGGGACAGAgtggggagagaggggggacagAGTGTCTCTGCAGAGGACGTACTGTCCAGTCTGGAAGTGTTAAAGACACTGATGAGTGGGCTGGTGTCCTGACGACTGAACCCTGGGCTgatttagcagcagcagcagagtgggTGGAGAGTCTTTGAATAGCAGCAGTGAGTCTGTGCTCAGTGATGGAGTAGCAGTttgtggtggaggtggtgtcGAGGTTATCAGACCTTCCCTCAGCGAACAGCACTGACGTGTCCCGCAGCCGgcccacacacaaaaaatagaTCCTTGGATTTGACTCACATGACGATCCTCCACCTCTCGTCACGTTTCTCTGGACGTCTTCCCTCCTCGCAGTCCGTCTGCACGTTCTTCACACATCACTGCCCCCGTCAGACCCATTTGTCAGCTTCACACAGAGAAATGGCTCACCTGTAATAATAGCCTCGTcctcacagtgatgtcacacagaAGAAAGGCTTCCAATTGGTTCTCTGTCAAGGACAGATTTACAGTCCTCACAGGTGAAGtagaagataaaaacaacaacagataaAGACGGAGACGACActggagagggggggggggggggttggggggttattggtttataaaaaaaaaaaaccttaaatatAGGCAAATTTAATCGATTCTGTCAAATATTTTactgatgttttgtttactaATAATATTCATGTTTGAATCAGTCGATCAGGACTGGAAAAGACGATGACCGTCAGGATGGCAGAAAGAATCCAGGACGTCTC includes the following:
- the mplkip gene encoding M-phase-specific PLK1-interacting protein; the protein is MYRAPVNPQRSPGAPRPAGRFPSPASCWSFHGARSPYGGSGHRGGSPRGCPAFSPGSPVYSPGSNRGYRDGSPAGFGSGSRGFGQSRHRGSGFRRPPSFSPGSAHSSQKPSDSSVQRYFSPSMLEDPWSSLLPVTAAQQLQPDRKQHNNKQ